The following coding sequences lie in one Hippopotamus amphibius kiboko isolate mHipAmp2 chromosome 7, mHipAmp2.hap2, whole genome shotgun sequence genomic window:
- the LOC130856957 gene encoding oxysterol-binding protein-related protein 9-like has translation MAFLLATCGGLDSGFVPSVQDFDKKLTEADAYLQILIEQLKLFDDKLQNCKDDEQRKKIETLKETTNSMVESIKHCIVLLQIAKSTINPVDAIYQPSPLEPVINTMPSQTVLPPEPAQLCKSEQPPSSLPVGAVLATLGHHQTPAPNSTGSGHSPPRSSMTSPSHVNLSPNTVPEFSYSSSEDEFYDTDEFHQSGSSPKHLTDSSGSASVLTHSSSGNSLKLPDTTESLNSSMSNGTSDAELFDSHDNRDDEGEAGSVEEHKSVIMHLLSQVRLGMDLTKVVLPTFILERRSLLEMYADFFAHPDLFVSISDQKDARDRMVQVVKWYLSAFHAGRKGSVAKKPYNPILGELFQRHWTLPNDTEENAELVAEGPVPWVPKDSVTFVAEQVSYHPPISAFYAECFNKKIQFNAHIWTKSKFLGMSIGVHNIGQGCVSCLDHDEHYIVTFPSGYGGSILTVPWVELGGECNINCSKTGYSANIVFHTKPFYGGKKHRITAEIFSPNDKKSFCSIEGEWNGVMYAKYSTGENVVFIDTKKLPIIKKKMRKLEDQNEYESRCLWKDVTFNLKIRDIDAATEAKRRLEERQRAEARERKEKEIPWETRLFHEDGECWVYDEPLLKCLGAAKH, from the coding sequence ATGGCTTTCTTGCTGGCCACTTGCGGAGGTTTGGATTCAGGATTTGTTCCTAGTGTCCAAGACTTTGATAAGAAACTTACAGAGGCTGATGCTTACCTACAAATCTTGATAGAACAGTTAAAGCTTTTTGATGACAAACTTCAAAACTGCAAAGATgatgaacaaaggaagaaaattgaaaCTCTCAAAGAGACAACAAATAGCATGGTAGAATCAATTAAACACTGCATTGTGTTGCTGCAGATCGCTAAAAGTACTATTAATCCTGTAGATGCAATATATCAACCTAGTCCCTTGGAACCTGTGATCAACACAATGCCTTCCCAGACTGTCTTACCTCCAGAACCTGCTCAGTTGTGTAAGTCAGAGCAGCCTCCATCTTCTCTACCAGTTGGAGCTGTATTAGCTACCTTGGGACATCATCAGACTCCAGCACCAAACAGTACAGGCAGTGGGCACTCACCACCTCGTAGCAGTATGACTTCTCCAAGCCATGTCAACTTGTCTCCAAACACAGTCCCAGAGTTCTCTTATTCTAGCAGTGAAGATGAATTCTATGACACGGATGAATTCCATCAGAGTGGCTCATCCCCAAAGCACTTAACTGATTCCTCTGGATCGGCCTCAGTCTTGACACACAGCAGCTCAGGAAATAGTCTAAAGCTCCCAGATACCACGGAATCACTTAATTCTTCCATGTCCAATGGAACAAGCGATGCTGAACTTTTCGATTCACATGATAATAGAGATGATGAAGGGGAGGCAGGGTCGGTGGAAGAGCACAAGAGTGTTATCATGCATCTGTTGTCACAGGTTAGGCTTGGAATGGATCTTACTAAGGTAGTTCTTCCAACATTTATTCTTGAAAGAAGATCTCTTTTAGAAATGTATGCAGACTTTTTTGCACATCCGGACCTGTTTGTGAGTATTAGTGACCAAAAGGATGCTAGAGACCGAATGGTTCAGGTTGTAAAATGGTACCTCTCAGCCTTTCACGCAGGAAGGAAAGGATCGGTTGCCAAAAAGCCATACAACCCCATTTTGGGCGAGCTCTTTCAGCGTCACTGGACATTACCAAATGATACTGAAGAGAATGCGGAGCTAGTTGCAGAAGGACCAGTTCCCTGGGTTCCCAAGGATAGCGTAACGTTCGTGGCTGAGCAGGTTTCCTATCATCCACCCATTTCAGCCTTTTATGCTGAGTGTTTTAACAAGAAGATACAATTCAATGCTCATATCTGGACCAAATCAAAATTCCTTGGGATGTCAATTGGGGTGCACAACatagggcagggctgtgtctcatGTCTGGACCATGATGAACATTACATCGTCACATTCCCCAGTGGTTATGGAGGGTCTATCCTCACAGTGCCCTGGGTGGAACTAGGCGGAGAATGCAATATTAATTGTTCCAAAACTGGCTATAGTGCAAATATCGTCTTCCACACTAAACCTTTTTATGGGGGCAAGAAGCACAGAATCACTGCTGAGATTTTTTCTCCAAATGACAAGAAGTCTTTCTGCTCAATTGAAGGGGAATGGAATGGTGTAATGTATGCAAAATACTCAACAGGGGAAAATGTAGTTTTTATAGATACCAAGAAGTTGCCTATAAtcaagaagaaaatgaggaaattggaAGATCAGAATGAGTACGAATCCCGCTGCCTTTGGAAGGATGTCACTTTCAACTTAAAAATCAGAGACATTGATGCAGCAACTGAAGCCAAGCGTAGACTTGAAGAAAGACAAAGAGCAGAAGCccgagaaaggaaggaaaaggaaattccaTGGGAGACAAGGTTATTTCATGAAGACGGAGAGTGCTGGGTTTATGATGAACCATTACTGAAATGCCTCGGTGCTGCCAAGCATTAG